The Etheostoma cragini isolate CJK2018 chromosome 5, CSU_Ecrag_1.0, whole genome shotgun sequence genome contains a region encoding:
- the tti2 gene encoding TELO2-interacting protein 2, translated as MELSSLLHDLHLSSPANPLPSLPPITELLSRLQEKLIGASSDCEKSALIGRVERLFQTADPHWLFSANQDNGWAELQDAYISLVSVLIGCAALPLCEGDCDSLPAAAYQSVPSRAVSVCSALTALLGTLGNRGHQTSLLLAVAPAVGVFAVTHFQDQVWTSGSSRVAAQSLQEALLRAGGWRDSPHLLMGDRSQGEEGGKNRGILGGILDVLQHQLTKDSWQRCEAVKLVFAWALLQVTCPSLTPHLSHLLPPSLLLNDHYRPENCMLGVRCLHHIVLNTPAADLRQFNRAEVIYQALFKHLYTTETAVIQSVLSCLLDLLLVLEKAPSSLAPCSYRRKPCRHDDVLRLVLRHMEAEDKVALRRVYASALPLYIXXXXXXXXXXXXXXXXXXXXXXXXXXXXXXXXXXLLRSLLKLLVAVSSDCQLGDSVRQKLMNETSVCLKLLDGCCHGDLQPLLQQVDSSCCSSEVLSCLATVTVTTER; from the exons ATGGAGCTCTCATCTTTACTTCATGACCTTCATCTATCATCCCCAGCGAACCCCCTACCCTCTCTTCCTCCAATCACAGAGCTCCTGTCTCGGCTGCAGGAGAAGCTGATTGGTGCGTCCTCTGACTGTGAAAAAAGCGCTTTGATTGGTCGTGTGGAACGGCTCTTCCAAACCGCAGATCCACATTGGCTTTTCTCAGCAAATCAAGATAACGGGTGGGCAGAACTTCAGGATGCGTACATCTCTCTGGTCagtgttctgattggctgtgcAGCTCTGCCGCTCTGTGAGGGCGACTGTGACTCTCTGCCGGCTGCAGCCTATCAGAGCGTTCCTAGCAGAGCTGTATCGGTATGCTCCGCCCTAACAGCGCTGCTTGGAACTTTGGGAAACAGAGGCCATCAGACTAGTCTGCTGCTTGCTGTAGCTCCAGCTGTGGGCGTGTTCGCTGTCACTCattttcag GATCAGGTTTGGACCAGCGGCTCCTCCCGAGTGGCGGCTCAGAGCCTGCAGGAGGCGCTGCTGAGGGCTGGGGGCTGGAGGGACTCCCCCCACCTCTTGATGGGGGACAGGAGTCagggggaggaaggagggaagaaCAGAGGAATTCTAGGAGGAATCCTGGATGTCCTGCAGCATCAACTGACCAA gGACTCATGGCAGCGCTGCGAAGCAGTGAAGTTGGTGTTTGCGTGGGCGCTCCTGCAG gtgaccTGCCCCTCTCTCACCCCTCACCTGTCCCacctcctccccccctccctcctccttaaCGACCACTACCGGCCGGAGAACTGCATGCTGGGAGTTCGCTGTCTGCACCACATTGTACTCAACACA CCTGCTGCAGATCTGCGTCAGTTCAACAGAGCAGAAGTTATCTACCAGGCGTTATTCAAACACCTGTACACTACAGAGACTGCTGTCATACAG TCCGTCCTGTCCTGTCTTTTGGAcctgttgttggttttggagAAGGCCCCCTCCTCTCTTGCTCCCTGCTCCTACCGCAGGAAGCCTTGTCGGCATGATGACGTCCTGCGTCTGGTCCTGAGACACATGGAGGCGGAGGACAAGGTGGCGCTGCGACGCGTCTACGCCTCCGCTCTGCCTCTGTACATAGNNNNNNNNNNNNNNNNNNNNNNNNNNNNNNNNNNNNNNNNNNNNNNNNNNNNNNNNNNNNNNNNNNNNNNNNNNNNNNNNNNNNNNNNNNNNNNNNNNNNGTTGCTGCGTAGCCTGTTGAAGTTGCTGGTTGCTGTGTCTTCAGACTGTCAGCTCGGTGACTCAGTGAGACAGAAGCTAATGAATGaaacgtctgtctgtctcaaacTGCTGGACGGCTGCTGTCATGGAGACCTGCAG CCTCTCCTCCAGCAGGTcgacagcagctgctgcagctctgaGGTGCTCAGTTGCCTAGCGACAGTTACTGTGACGACAGAGAGGTGA
- the LOC117944886 gene encoding polyubiquitin-like: MNIIITLMDGTPHTQKVNPQLSVGSLKKLIQEKLGVPSQQQKLIFVNKQKTLLSDDSKPLDFYGLQSGSQVSLLVTEPEVPPVVRIQVLLKNVDGVTKPYDVHPDETVRDFKRKVQGREGVAESQQRLIHKNKEMSIDSRLSDYNVRAGSLIFLTLRLSGGQG, encoded by the coding sequence ATGAATATAATCATCACTTTAATGGATGGGACGCCCCACACACAGAAGGTGAACCCACAGCTCTCAGTGGGCTCTTTGAAAAAACTCATCCAGGAGAAACTAGGCGTTCCATCTCAGCAGCAGAAGCTCATCTTTGTCAACAAGCAGAAGACACTTCTCAGCGACGACTCAAAGCCTCTCGACTTCTACGGCTTACAGTCCGGCTCCCAGGTGTCCCTACTGGTGACCGAGCCGGAGGTCCCGCCGGTGGTTCGCATCCAAGTGTTGCTCAAAAACGTTGACGGGGTCACGAAACCCTACGACGTCCACCCCGACGAGACCGTGAGAGACTTCAAGAGAAAAGTCCAGGGCCGAGAAGGCGTCGCCGAGAGTCAGCAGCGGCTcatccacaaaaacaaagagatgaGCATCGATAGTCGACTGTCCGACTACAACGTCAGAGCGGGAAGCCTCATCTTTCTGACTCTCCGTTTAAGTGGAGGGCAGGGCTAA